Proteins encoded within one genomic window of Candidatus Nezhaarchaeota archaeon:
- a CDS encoding site-2 protease family protein — protein MESFITEVDEVVRRYFTITEWKVQYGVLTYMIKDEDTKDRFLKLYFELHEKGYMPILKTEGGKRVLRILKRRETPRHSLLWNFILLLATIATVTFAGYLFTTSSVYEIVDPLFSRYRILHLLAYVSSIFFVLGIHELGHKIACLKHNLRSTPPYFIPGPPTIGGSFGALMIQQSPILNRDQLFDLGLLGPLLGFVASIIITISGFSLSYIIPRELANVLKEQGAVAELPLEPLLFALIRMGLLSLSQAQPDHVVLIHPIAFAGWVGMLVTFLNTLPVGQLDGGHVARALLGQRGHGIASLLAIVIMIVTGFLPMAILALLIFLRGHPGPLDDVSPLSRSRKILFFLLPLMCGLCFTSISFVVF, from the coding sequence ATGGAGTCATTTATAACTGAAGTAGATGAGGTCGTGAGAAGGTACTTCACAATAACCGAGTGGAAGGTTCAGTATGGAGTATTAACTTACATGATTAAGGACGAGGACACAAAAGATCGATTCTTAAAGCTCTATTTCGAGCTCCATGAGAAAGGTTACATGCCTATTTTGAAGACTGAGGGCGGGAAGAGGGTCCTCAGGATCTTGAAGAGACGAGAAACTCCTAGGCATAGCTTGCTGTGGAACTTTATCCTCCTCTTAGCTACCATAGCCACCGTAACCTTTGCTGGATACCTCTTCACAACTTCGAGTGTCTACGAGATTGTCGACCCACTATTTAGTAGGTACAGGATTCTTCATTTATTAGCGTACGTCTCCTCAATATTCTTCGTGCTAGGTATCCACGAATTGGGCCACAAGATCGCATGCTTAAAACATAATCTAAGGTCCACGCCACCATACTTCATCCCAGGGCCGCCAACGATAGGAGGCTCTTTTGGAGCTTTAATGATACAACAGTCCCCCATTCTTAATAGAGATCAGCTCTTCGATCTAGGACTGCTAGGTCCATTACTGGGTTTCGTGGCATCAATAATCATAACGATTTCCGGTTTTTCGCTATCATACATAATTCCTAGAGAGCTGGCTAACGTACTAAAAGAACAGGGTGCAGTAGCCGAGTTACCTCTAGAACCACTTTTGTTCGCACTAATAAGAATGGGGCTCTTATCGTTGTCGCAAGCACAGCCAGATCACGTTGTACTAATACATCCCATAGCTTTTGCAGGATGGGTCGGCATGCTCGTGACCTTCCTAAACACGCTACCAGTGGGACAATTAGATGGTGGGCATGTTGCAAGAGCCCTCTTAGGTCAGAGAGGGCATGGTATAGCATCTCTATTAGCAATAGTAATCATGATCGTAACTGGCTTCTTGCCAATGGCTATTCTAGCACTATTAATATTCCTCAGGGGGCATCCAGGTCCTTTAGATGACGTATCTCCACTTTCACGATCAAGAAAAATACTCTTCTTCCTCCTACCATTAATGTGCGGTTTATGCTTCACTTCAATAAGTTTTGTGGTGTTTTAA
- the rimI gene encoding ribosomal protein S18-alanine N-acetyltransferase: MGQDKQEEYVVREFRLEDLQNVIYINRTCLPENYAPEFFVYHFREFPEGFLVAEMNGSVVGYVMTRVDMGFDYYSSHKALTEKGHVISIAVLPHARQKGIGKALLSRAIEAVRKRGVKEVYLEVRVSNTPAINLYHKLGFKIVRRVPRYYADGEDAYVMSLQLE, translated from the coding sequence TTGGGACAAGATAAGCAAGAAGAGTACGTTGTCAGAGAGTTTAGACTTGAGGACCTTCAAAATGTCATTTATATAAATAGAACTTGTCTTCCCGAGAATTACGCCCCTGAATTCTTTGTCTACCACTTCAGAGAGTTTCCTGAGGGCTTTTTAGTTGCAGAAATGAATGGCTCTGTTGTTGGGTATGTAATGACGAGGGTGGATATGGGCTTCGACTACTATTCATCTCACAAGGCTCTTACCGAGAAGGGACATGTCATATCGATAGCCGTGCTACCTCATGCTAGGCAAAAAGGGATTGGGAAGGCACTCCTCTCAAGGGCCATTGAGGCCGTTAGGAAGAGAGGCGTGAAGGAGGTGTATTTAGAGGTTAGAGTCTCAAATACGCCAGCAATAAATCTCTACCATAAACTGGGGTTCAAGATTGTGAGGAGGGTACCTAGGTATTATGCCGACGGAGAAGACGCCTATGTCATGTCGTTGCAGTTGGAATAA
- the thsA gene encoding thermosome subunit alpha codes for MSVALPVLVLKEGTTRTVGRDALRANIMAAKIVAETVKTSLGPRGMDKMLVSSFGDVTITNDGATILKEMDIQHPAAKMMVEVAKAQDSEVGDGTTTAVVLAGELLKSAEELLEQDVHPTIIIDGYRKALEKALEVLESLAIPVDPTDKDILTKIAITSLSGKASIAGSKELLAKYAVESILKVAQQKDGKWVVDIDDVKVEKKRGESLNESILVDGLVIDKEVVHPGMPKLVRNAKIAVLEAPLEIEKTEITAKINITSPEQMKAFLDEEVNVLKKMVEKIASVGANVVFCEKGIDDVAQHFLAKKGIMAVRRVKRSDIEKIAKATGARIVTSIEDLSENDLGYAEVVEEVKVADEKVVFIRGCKNPRAVSILIRGSSDMSIKEAERSVHDALCVVRNVVQEPKILPGGGAPEVAMALALREWARSLPGREQLAAMKFADSLEVIPSILAETAGLDPLDIVVKLRAYHEKGMKTYGVDVLKGEIADMRQLNVFEPLAVKRQALKSATEAAIMILKIDDVIAASPPKKEKEKETPKFGEEEF; via the coding sequence ATGTCAGTAGCATTACCTGTTTTGGTCCTCAAAGAGGGTACGACAAGAACAGTAGGTAGGGATGCTCTAAGGGCTAACATAATGGCTGCAAAGATTGTTGCAGAGACAGTCAAGACATCTCTTGGTCCTAGAGGCATGGACAAGATGTTGGTGAGCAGCTTCGGAGACGTCACGATAACTAATGATGGAGCAACGATACTGAAGGAGATGGATATCCAGCATCCAGCGGCTAAGATGATGGTTGAAGTGGCGAAAGCACAGGACTCCGAAGTGGGTGATGGCACGACTACGGCCGTTGTCTTAGCTGGAGAACTGCTTAAAAGTGCTGAGGAACTGCTTGAGCAAGACGTCCATCCGACCATCATAATTGATGGATATAGAAAAGCGTTGGAAAAAGCACTAGAGGTACTTGAAAGCTTGGCAATACCAGTAGATCCAACTGATAAGGACATACTAACTAAAATAGCCATAACTTCGTTGAGCGGTAAGGCGTCCATTGCTGGTTCGAAAGAGCTCCTAGCTAAGTATGCGGTTGAATCAATACTTAAAGTGGCTCAACAGAAGGATGGAAAGTGGGTCGTGGACATAGACGACGTGAAAGTGGAGAAGAAGCGCGGTGAATCATTGAATGAATCAATACTAGTAGACGGTTTAGTCATAGACAAAGAAGTCGTCCATCCTGGCATGCCAAAGCTTGTTCGCAACGCTAAGATAGCGGTCTTAGAGGCTCCTCTAGAGATAGAGAAGACCGAGATCACTGCCAAAATCAACATAACGAGTCCAGAGCAGATGAAGGCATTCCTAGATGAGGAGGTCAACGTTTTAAAGAAAATGGTTGAAAAAATAGCTTCGGTTGGCGCTAACGTGGTCTTTTGCGAGAAGGGGATAGACGACGTTGCTCAACACTTCTTAGCTAAGAAGGGGATAATGGCTGTTCGAAGAGTTAAAAGGTCCGATATCGAGAAGATAGCTAAGGCTACCGGTGCTAGAATAGTAACTAGCATCGAGGATCTAAGTGAGAACGATCTAGGTTATGCAGAGGTTGTTGAGGAGGTCAAGGTAGCTGACGAGAAGGTGGTGTTCATCAGGGGCTGCAAGAACCCCAGAGCAGTCTCCATACTCATTAGAGGAAGCAGCGACATGAGCATAAAAGAGGCAGAGAGGTCAGTTCACGATGCGCTATGCGTTGTAAGGAACGTCGTCCAAGAGCCCAAGATACTTCCTGGAGGCGGTGCTCCTGAAGTAGCTATGGCTTTGGCGTTAAGAGAGTGGGCAAGGAGCCTTCCTGGTAGAGAGCAGTTAGCTGCTATGAAGTTCGCTGACTCCCTTGAAGTCATACCCTCAATACTCGCAGAGACCGCCGGTCTCGATCCTCTAGACATAGTAGTTAAGCTGAGGGCTTATCACGAGAAGGGAATGAAGACCTATGGAGTCGACGTGCTCAAGGGCGAAATAGCAGACATGAGGCAATTGAATGTGTTCGAACCACTTGCGGTTAAGAGGCAGGCGCTCAAATCAGCTACCGAAGCCGCAATAATGATACTGAAGATAGACGATGTCATAGCTGCCTCGCCTCCAAAGAAGGAGAAGGAAAAAGAGACTCCTAAGTTTGGCGAGGAGGAGTTTTGA
- a CDS encoding DNA-directed RNA polymerase subunit K, which produces MTAKSSTKRIEAEEVRIWLPRLTKYERARIIGARALQIAMGAPILIDLSLVQEKDPVKIAMKELELGVLPITVRRKLPSGHYQDIPLKWLL; this is translated from the coding sequence TTGACAGCTAAAAGTAGCACTAAAAGGATAGAGGCCGAAGAAGTAAGGATATGGCTACCTAGACTCACGAAGTACGAGCGCGCTAGGATAATTGGTGCAAGAGCATTGCAGATAGCTATGGGTGCACCAATCCTCATAGACCTCTCTCTCGTTCAGGAGAAAGATCCAGTAAAGATAGCAATGAAGGAGCTCGAGCTAGGCGTGCTACCCATAACCGTTAGGAGAAAGTTACCAAGCGGACACTATCAAGACATACCCCTCAAGTGGCTTCTTTAA
- a CDS encoding V-type ATPase subunit — MEASRYAYGVARVRAKRSFMLKPEDYESMLRAPTFHQALAHLRSISDLGKDLPQTDNPQDIEKHLLDKFTYILWTLVESVGDRAKDFLETAFSKYEYETLKALLKAKFLELPRDEVSLVAPPLGRYSGALYASLVSARNVEQAIDLLPDANLRSLLRVSLRQAEAIKSPIPIEVAIDKLLYNQLWRLADELMKSDRKWIRHLLGIEIDIKNILVLVRGKFLGLQPSALEGMLLPLSYRLQLDLKSLASQSTTSVLQSLAATYYGKAISPLARDAMEIERNLQLLWIKENEAVFLHYPFTLGVFYAFANLKYAELKDVRAILLSKLANLPPQRVLPLIIRHRERMSL; from the coding sequence GTGGAGGCCTCTCGATATGCCTATGGCGTTGCAAGGGTAAGAGCTAAGAGATCCTTCATGCTTAAACCTGAGGACTACGAAAGTATGCTGAGAGCGCCTACGTTTCATCAAGCATTAGCTCATTTAAGGTCAATTAGTGATTTAGGCAAGGACTTGCCTCAAACAGATAATCCGCAAGACATAGAGAAACACTTGCTTGATAAGTTCACTTACATACTGTGGACATTGGTTGAGAGCGTTGGAGATCGTGCAAAAGACTTCCTTGAAACTGCCTTCAGTAAGTACGAGTACGAAACCTTAAAGGCATTGCTTAAGGCAAAGTTTCTAGAACTACCTAGAGATGAAGTTTCGCTAGTAGCACCACCGTTGGGAAGGTATAGTGGTGCACTATATGCATCACTGGTATCGGCGAGAAATGTTGAGCAAGCAATTGATCTACTCCCAGATGCTAATTTGAGGTCTCTTCTAAGAGTCTCACTGAGACAAGCAGAGGCGATTAAGAGCCCCATTCCAATAGAAGTAGCTATAGATAAACTGCTTTACAATCAGCTTTGGAGACTAGCTGATGAATTGATGAAGAGTGATCGTAAGTGGATTAGACACCTCTTAGGAATCGAGATAGACATCAAGAACATCCTAGTTCTAGTACGTGGAAAGTTTCTGGGGCTTCAACCATCAGCTCTTGAAGGAATGTTGCTACCTTTATCTTACAGACTCCAGCTGGACTTGAAAAGTCTAGCATCACAATCGACTACCTCAGTTCTACAATCATTAGCTGCAACTTACTACGGGAAGGCAATCTCGCCTTTAGCCAGGGACGCCATGGAGATAGAGAGAAACTTGCAATTACTTTGGATTAAAGAGAACGAAGCCGTCTTCCTGCACTATCCATTCACTCTAGGCGTCTTCTACGCTTTTGCTAATTTGAAGTATGCTGAGCTTAAGGATGTAAGAGCCATACTTCTCTCGAAGCTAGCTAATCTACCGCCACAAAGAGTACTACCCCTCATTATAAGACATCGTGAAAGAATGTCTCTATAG
- the hypB gene encoding hydrogenase nickel incorporation protein HypB: MDIEVEQDLLALNRRIALENRRLLDQHGVRAIDFMGSLGAGKTSIIEALIDLLKGKYRIAVIVGDVATSIDADRLSRHGVKAIQINTGRECHLDAQLVRRALQLLDLKNIDLLFIENVGNLICPADFPLGAHTRVVVVSVSEGSDMIVKHPLSFKDVDVVVINKIDVADVFNVDLQALINDVRMLNPKAKIVLTSVKECVGLNDLIRALNL; this comes from the coding sequence ATGGACATTGAAGTTGAACAAGACCTTTTAGCGCTAAACAGGAGAATAGCTCTCGAGAACAGGAGGCTTTTAGATCAGCATGGAGTAAGAGCCATAGACTTCATGGGCTCTCTCGGAGCTGGTAAGACCTCGATAATTGAGGCTCTAATAGACCTCTTAAAGGGTAAGTATAGGATAGCAGTGATAGTCGGGGATGTTGCTACTTCAATAGATGCGGATAGGCTCTCAAGGCATGGAGTGAAGGCGATTCAAATAAACACTGGTAGAGAATGCCACCTAGACGCTCAATTGGTGAGACGAGCCCTTCAGCTTCTAGACCTTAAAAACATAGACCTCCTATTCATAGAGAATGTTGGCAACCTAATATGTCCAGCAGATTTTCCGCTAGGAGCACATACAAGAGTGGTGGTTGTCAGCGTAAGTGAGGGTAGTGACATGATAGTGAAGCACCCGCTATCATTTAAGGACGTAGACGTCGTTGTAATCAACAAGATCGATGTAGCCGATGTATTTAACGTAGATTTGCAAGCCTTAATAAACGACGTGAGGATGTTGAATCCAAAAGCAAAGATCGTGCTCACAAGTGTCAAGGAGTGTGTGGGCTTGAATGACCTTATAAGAGCATTAAACTTATAG
- a CDS encoding molybdopterin molybdotransferase MoeA yields MKLITLIEALQRLEEVKLPLQVETLNSWEAFGRILAEDVVANIELPPFDKSIRDGYAVKSKDTFLASESNPVKLKLKGWVKMGEMPRLQINDGECAYIPTGAPLPSGSDAVVAVEEAHQEESLVYVFKAVAPGTNVARRGSDVLRGRMVLKRGTRVGVKEVALLAALGRFEVKVYKKPKVSIISTGPELVELGRSLEEGKIYDVNSYMIYSYLSRLSLEPFIKGIANDDVDELKEKVLSSLDYSDMVVVSGGTSKGEGDVLHLSLIEILKERKGKILFHGIALKPGKPTLVAVVDEKPVIGLPGNPTSAFTVLEVLIKPWLLRRVFGSEIKGHHVNAVLTRRVLSFEGKREIIYVKLLNHGTKLLAQPILKGSEAVTTFAEADGYIEVPEDVNFIEENSLVEVKLIDL; encoded by the coding sequence TTGAAGCTCATCACTCTTATAGAGGCATTGCAAAGGCTTGAAGAGGTTAAGCTGCCTCTCCAAGTGGAGACTCTAAATTCATGGGAGGCTTTTGGAAGGATATTAGCCGAAGACGTTGTGGCGAACATTGAGCTACCACCTTTCGATAAGAGCATTAGAGACGGCTACGCTGTGAAGTCGAAGGACACATTCCTGGCTTCAGAGAGTAACCCCGTAAAGCTCAAGTTGAAGGGTTGGGTGAAGATGGGCGAGATGCCAAGGCTTCAGATAAACGATGGTGAGTGTGCTTACATACCGACCGGAGCACCCTTGCCAAGTGGCTCAGATGCCGTAGTTGCGGTAGAAGAAGCACACCAAGAAGAATCGCTGGTCTACGTATTCAAAGCCGTAGCCCCTGGTACCAATGTAGCGCGTCGTGGTTCTGACGTCTTGAGAGGCAGGATGGTATTGAAGAGGGGTACGCGAGTAGGCGTTAAAGAAGTTGCTCTCCTAGCAGCTCTTGGCCGCTTCGAGGTCAAGGTCTATAAAAAGCCTAAGGTCTCGATAATATCGACAGGTCCAGAGCTCGTCGAACTAGGTAGGTCTCTTGAGGAAGGCAAGATATACGATGTTAACAGCTACATGATATACTCCTACTTAAGCAGGCTGAGTCTGGAACCGTTCATCAAGGGGATAGCCAATGACGATGTTGATGAACTTAAGGAGAAGGTGTTGTCCTCCTTGGATTACAGTGACATGGTAGTTGTCTCAGGAGGGACCTCGAAGGGAGAGGGAGACGTTTTACATCTCTCCTTAATTGAAATCTTGAAGGAGAGAAAGGGAAAGATACTATTTCATGGTATTGCACTGAAGCCTGGAAAACCAACGCTTGTTGCAGTGGTAGATGAGAAGCCGGTCATAGGTCTTCCTGGGAACCCAACATCAGCCTTTACAGTACTCGAGGTCTTAATTAAGCCCTGGCTCCTAAGGAGGGTCTTTGGTAGTGAGATTAAAGGACACCATGTAAACGCTGTACTTACTCGTAGAGTGCTAAGCTTCGAGGGTAAGAGGGAAATAATTTACGTCAAACTCCTCAATCATGGAACTAAGCTCCTCGCTCAACCAATTCTTAAAGGCTCTGAGGCAGTAACTACTTTTGCTGAAGCTGATGGGTACATCGAGGTGCCTGAAGACGTCAACTTTATTGAAGAGAACTCTTTAGTTGAGGTAAAACTCATAGACCTATAG
- a CDS encoding molybdopterin molybdotransferase MoeA has protein sequence MKAFRRLVKVHEAVSMLLESFKGLEPPSVDVPLTLSYGRIASRDIVAPIDVPHFNRSAVDGYALKAELTFGASRDSPKRFKVLSNLDEVGQAQDPLIAIKVATGQFVPEGFDAVVMSEVAPEVDGFIEVSEPIPPLRNVSVKGEDVKEGTVIVEKGTVIGPQQMGIMASCGLTKAPVYRKIRVLIVSSGEEVKRPGEALKNHEIYDSSSFIVYGLVKKYFSQPFIYPKSPIPSSSEEVLEALHYGLKGFDVVIFIGGTSVGSRDIIPQVLSSEGELLFHGVAMKPGKPTAALKIHGKPVFCLPGPPVSCFFSFIEIVGPLIERMYSLKESVRCKLRARLKRNVPGEVGSRVYVRVILRRSRDGLEAEPIATGGSSVISSICRAQGYIVVPEDVDSLSEGEEVDVYPLVI, from the coding sequence ATGAAAGCATTTCGAAGACTTGTAAAAGTCCACGAAGCTGTCTCAATGCTCCTCGAGAGCTTTAAGGGTCTAGAGCCGCCAAGCGTGGACGTACCGTTAACTCTATCCTATGGAAGGATAGCATCTCGCGACATCGTGGCGCCCATTGACGTACCTCACTTCAATAGGTCGGCGGTAGACGGCTATGCTCTCAAAGCTGAATTGACATTCGGTGCTTCTCGAGATAGCCCTAAGAGGTTTAAGGTCTTAAGTAACTTAGATGAAGTAGGGCAAGCTCAAGACCCCTTAATAGCGATTAAGGTTGCGACGGGTCAATTCGTACCCGAGGGTTTCGACGCTGTCGTAATGTCTGAGGTAGCTCCTGAGGTTGATGGCTTCATAGAGGTGAGTGAACCGATACCACCATTAAGAAACGTTTCAGTTAAGGGCGAGGACGTTAAGGAGGGTACGGTTATCGTTGAGAAGGGGACAGTAATAGGTCCTCAGCAAATGGGCATCATGGCTTCTTGCGGTCTCACCAAGGCCCCCGTCTACAGGAAAATAAGGGTCTTAATAGTGAGCAGCGGAGAAGAAGTGAAGAGACCAGGAGAAGCCTTAAAGAATCATGAGATCTACGACTCCTCGAGCTTCATCGTCTACGGGCTAGTCAAGAAGTACTTCTCTCAACCTTTTATATACCCAAAGTCCCCCATCCCCTCGTCCTCAGAAGAGGTTCTTGAGGCATTGCATTACGGTCTTAAGGGCTTCGATGTAGTGATTTTCATTGGTGGAACGTCGGTAGGCTCTAGGGACATAATACCTCAAGTACTATCAAGTGAAGGAGAGCTGCTATTCCACGGCGTGGCTATGAAGCCTGGGAAGCCCACTGCTGCGTTGAAGATACACGGTAAGCCCGTGTTTTGCTTGCCTGGACCTCCAGTATCCTGCTTCTTCTCCTTCATTGAGATCGTTGGACCCCTAATAGAACGCATGTATAGTTTGAAGGAGAGCGTTAGGTGTAAGTTGAGGGCTAGACTGAAGAGGAACGTTCCTGGAGAAGTGGGGAGTAGGGTTTACGTAAGGGTCATTCTAAGAAGGTCGCGTGATGGCTTAGAGGCCGAGCCGATAGCTACAGGAGGCTCAAGTGTGATTTCATCGATTTGTAGAGCGCAAGGTTACATAGTGGTACCGGAGGATGTGGACTCTTTAAGTGAAGGAGAGGAAGTTGATGTGTATCCGCTGGTGATTTAG
- a CDS encoding UbiX family flavin prenyltransferase, which produces MKIIVAITGASGAIYGVRLLEELNKLGHDVHLIVTKAGSLILRHELGLEVQDLKGKCSRIYSEEEIDAPPSSGSSRFEAMVIAPCSMKTLASIANGFSNNLVTRAADVILKERKKLIMVVRETPLNRVHIINMLKASDMGAVVLPACPAFYHKPRNVEELVNYVVGKVLDQLGIEHNLFSRWSGKQS; this is translated from the coding sequence ATGAAGATTATCGTAGCAATCACGGGGGCTAGTGGAGCAATATATGGCGTAAGGTTACTGGAGGAGCTCAATAAGCTGGGGCACGACGTTCACCTAATAGTCACCAAGGCTGGTAGCTTAATCTTAAGGCACGAGCTGGGCCTCGAAGTTCAAGATCTTAAAGGTAAGTGCTCTAGGATCTATAGCGAGGAGGAAATTGATGCGCCCCCATCGAGCGGTTCATCACGATTCGAGGCCATGGTCATCGCTCCCTGCAGCATGAAGACCCTCGCCTCGATAGCCAACGGATTTTCGAACAACTTGGTTACAAGAGCGGCAGACGTGATTTTGAAGGAGAGGAAGAAGTTGATAATGGTCGTGAGGGAGACCCCCCTAAATAGGGTTCACATAATAAACATGCTGAAGGCGAGTGATATGGGGGCGGTAGTACTTCCAGCATGCCCAGCCTTCTACCACAAGCCAAGGAACGTAGAGGAGCTCGTCAACTACGTGGTAGGAAAGGTGCTTGATCAGCTTGGCATTGAACACAACCTCTTTTCACGATGGAGTGGAAAGCAATCGTAA
- a CDS encoding type II secretion system F family protein: MTSLVGFAYQHFSWLSNALIKMLYGGNPSKLRDTLETAGMRIYPEAYLSLVGFFLIISIAASLIAIWLTGFYLIAIVPIITLLIGYALPAVKAQDRASKLDMEAPFMAAYVSVMATGGLSPYSSMKRLKDCDLLPQTSKMAKQIEVDVLLKGMDPIAAIEKSAGRAPSREYREFFLGYVQTLRAGGDVVHYLLTRTETMFRDLTAKMKIFGERAAVFLESYVAIMILGTLGISIVYLVSIAFRGYWQGGFTAENFLLYSYILVPVISALFIYLSDLSSFQEPIYETAPYKVYMASLPIMMFLVFTMFLPYLIHGLASVPLVSQFKNFLTALRSMLGLEHGVEPSLGMGIALIAGTIPAAIAHSYYERRRGRRMIREVANFLRDMTETRKTGASPEACIIQLSLRPYGPFSKYLRIVARQLKWGRPVRVVYETLKKKISSWFSLMNIYLLVDAIEIGGGSPETLETMAKFGEMQVSIEKERRASLRPLVIMPYIGSVLMVFSTLVTISFMRSAVSTIARVAIPFTHILTIILPALVFQSYMMGIVTGKISTGNISAGFSHAIMLTLVAIISIISMQLFGFFLSFG; this comes from the coding sequence ATGACGTCACTCGTAGGCTTTGCATATCAACACTTCTCCTGGCTCTCAAACGCCTTGATTAAAATGCTCTATGGTGGGAACCCGTCTAAGCTAAGGGATACGTTGGAAACTGCTGGGATGAGGATATACCCGGAAGCGTACCTCTCTCTCGTAGGCTTCTTTCTAATAATCTCCATAGCGGCATCTCTCATAGCCATATGGCTCACGGGCTTCTACTTGATAGCAATCGTGCCCATAATAACCCTGCTAATTGGATACGCCTTGCCAGCAGTGAAAGCTCAAGATAGGGCCTCAAAGTTGGACATGGAGGCTCCGTTTATGGCGGCGTATGTGAGCGTCATGGCCACTGGAGGCCTATCGCCCTACTCGAGCATGAAGAGGTTGAAGGACTGTGACCTCCTTCCGCAAACCTCTAAGATGGCTAAGCAGATAGAAGTCGACGTCCTCTTAAAGGGCATGGACCCTATAGCGGCAATAGAGAAGTCTGCTGGAAGAGCACCTTCAAGGGAGTATAGAGAGTTCTTCTTAGGTTACGTCCAGACCTTGAGGGCAGGCGGAGACGTAGTCCACTACTTATTAACGCGCACTGAGACAATGTTTAGAGATCTAACAGCAAAAATGAAGATATTTGGAGAGCGAGCCGCTGTATTCCTAGAATCCTACGTTGCAATAATGATCCTCGGCACCCTCGGCATAAGTATAGTGTACTTGGTATCAATAGCTTTTCGCGGGTATTGGCAAGGAGGATTCACCGCGGAGAACTTCTTACTATACTCCTACATACTCGTGCCGGTGATCTCAGCACTCTTTATATACCTATCAGATCTATCCAGCTTTCAAGAGCCGATATATGAGACCGCACCATACAAGGTATACATGGCTTCACTACCAATAATGATGTTCCTAGTCTTCACCATGTTCCTTCCATACCTCATACATGGACTTGCGTCAGTACCGCTAGTAAGCCAATTCAAAAACTTCTTAACGGCTCTTAGATCGATGTTGGGTCTGGAGCATGGAGTTGAGCCTTCTTTAGGCATGGGGATAGCCTTGATAGCTGGAACAATTCCAGCAGCCATAGCTCACAGTTATTATGAACGTCGAAGAGGGAGAAGGATGATTAGGGAAGTAGCAAACTTTCTCAGGGACATGACTGAGACGAGAAAGACAGGGGCATCGCCGGAAGCGTGCATAATACAGCTCTCATTGAGACCTTATGGGCCCTTCAGCAAGTACCTAAGGATAGTTGCGAGACAGCTAAAATGGGGTCGACCAGTGAGGGTTGTCTACGAAACCTTAAAGAAGAAGATAAGCTCTTGGTTCTCTCTAATGAACATCTACTTGCTGGTTGATGCGATAGAGATAGGTGGAGGTAGCCCCGAAACCCTTGAAACTATGGCTAAGTTCGGTGAAATGCAAGTCTCTATAGAGAAAGAAAGGAGGGCCTCCCTCCGACCACTAGTGATAATGCCCTACATAGGCTCCGTGCTAATGGTCTTCTCAACTCTCGTGACGATAAGCTTCATGCGTTCAGCCGTTTCGACTATAGCTCGAGTAGCAATACCGTTCACGCACATATTAACAATAATTTTACCGGCTCTCGTGTTTCAATCGTACATGATGGGGATCGTGACGGGAAAGATTAGCACCGGAAACATCTCAGCTGGCTTCAGCCACGCAATAATGCTTACACTGGTAGCCATTATCTCGATAATCTCCATGCAGCTATTTGGTTTCTTCTTATCATTCGGTTAA